DNA sequence from the Scophthalmus maximus strain ysfricsl-2021 chromosome 1, ASM2237912v1, whole genome shotgun sequence genome:
TACTCAGAACAGCGATAgtgaaaagtgagagcagggATTTATTTACTCTGACAGACATAAGAGGTGGAACTGTCAGTAAGTGTTATCGACGCTTTGCCACAGAAGTCCAGCCCAACTGATAAGAACCAACCACGAGGCAAATGATGGCGACTGCAGCATCGTGTCCAATTTTCTGCCCGTCCGTACAACAACACAGTTTTCTAACTAAAAACGGGGCGAGCAGcttttttcaaacttctcagtttttaGTCGCTCGAAAACTCTGGGGCAGTGTAGACGGAGGGGCCAGTGGGCATGTTTAccgtgtgtgtgacctgtgtccACAGGTCCCGACTGGCTGGAGCCAATCAGTGGCCAGCGCTCCAGGTGACTGAACCTCCCTGCTGGATAATCCTGGTGGTGTTTGACCTGCTACATCCAACTGGTTCTTTGTCTTTATGTTGCACCACAACACTGATCCCATCACTaactcacctgcacacacacacacacactactgactCAAACTACCTCAACTCATTGCATTTTCATCTTACTTTAGCAAATATACCGTTGATTCATTCACATCCATGTACGTCTCCCTCCTTTGTTGCGACCCTGCGAGCCAGTCgtaacacaatatatattaGTGATACTGTCATGAACTGTTTTAACACTTTGCACTTTACCAATAGGTCAAACATTTCCCTATTTTTAGttgcaataacaaaaaaatcacagcttgCATTTTCTCAGTTTCCCCAACAGTGGTCAGTGGTGTCGCTGAGCATCAGCACCGTTACAACAGCGACAAGGAAGTAACGACATCGGTGTGTGAGACACTCACTGAGAAGTTTCTAAGAAAGCCACAATATTTCTGACTTGCCATTTCCTGTACACAAATATGTCTACTGTCTTGTCTGTGTTTGCcgctgtatacagtatatgtacagcCCCTGTGCTGGGTTCACTGCTGAGATGACGTGGTTCTGCCTCCAGCACCTCCACTGTCAAACTCATAATGTatctgcttctcttcctctgctcacaTATTAACTCCCCATCTTCTCTAACTCACTACACTCGCACACATTTGGCCCAGCCCCCGCTATAACACACGCAAGCTCTAACAcgcaggcatgcacacacacgttgcgcgcacgcacgcgcccacacgcacgcgcacgcgcacacacacacacacacacacacacacacacacacacacacacacacacacacacacacacacacacacacacacacacacacacacacacacacacacacacacacacacacacacacacacacactctgttctctctctgctctgtgatgtTATTCTGGCTGACAGCATGTTGCCTTAAATAAATGTTGCTACTAACCAACAGGCACAATCAGCCTATTGCTGCTGACCAACAACACACAGGCGCTCAGTCAAACACACTGTTCTGTGAACGCACTGTGAACGCTCAGTGCGCCTGTTAGTCAGTAGGGAGGACCCTGGGTAGGATTATTGGATGATTTGAAAGTAGCAGGTTCCTGTTTTCTTGCTGCGTGAGCTCCCTGTGCGCCACTGCACTGCTCACACAGCGGGAGGCCGAGGGCTTAATATTCATATCAGAGCAGAAAGTGTCGCAAAAGATTTTAAACGGGCCACATAGGAGTTTGCATCAGTGAATGAAGCCGAGGCCTCTTCATGTCCTCAGTATGTGAAcatccaaacaaacaacaagacCAGAACCATGATGTGGTGAGGCCTGGGACAGACGATTACACACTTCGAACTAAACCATTAATCAGTTTATTAATAATCTATAGGTGTAATtattagctgcagccctaaatAAATTCTATTAATTGTTTACAATAAAATACCGGAGAATAACGACTCAGTTTGCTTCTTCATTTgaacagttaaaaacatttgcaggattttttttgtttgataaattaCTTGAAATGATAaattgataattaaaataattattgattCTTTGCGGCAAACCGATCTCAACTCAGTCTCCTTTCGCTGACCTTTTCCCAGGGCTTTCAAAAGAGTGCAGATAAACGATCATTCCCGTGACATCTGAGCAAAGCCCATCAAACGATGAAGACCCTGCAACGTGGCAGAAAGCCCCAggggataaaaacacaaataaatggaCATTCAGGAGCCATGACTTTGTCATACAACTACTTACAAGGTATTTTGTAAGCTGACTAATGGATTAATGGACTGATACATTCAGCTGTAGGTGTCCGAGTCCCTGGCTCAGACTGTTTGATTGCATTATATTCTAAAGTCATTTGTAATGACTAACGTTGCATGTTCAGTCAGCGACAGTCATTTGGTGAGCTGCTGAGCAGGTCAGTCAGCATACTGCTGCCGCCAGTGAAATTCAACAAGTGGACTCATAATCCAACCATTCCCTTAACTCCGATTTAACATTCAGATCCCAGCAGACAGAAGCAGAAGgtacaaacaataaaacagtcTTGTTGTCTGCTTCCTGGAGGTATTCACAGCACCCGGTGCCTTAGCCCAGCCCCGCGAGACACAACACTTGTCTGCATTCAGGTGTCAGCGTTTAAGGATCATGTCGCgatgcataaacacacatccGCCGTGTGTGTCTGAACAAGCGGTTTATAGAAGGGCAGAAGAGCAGAACTCCACATCTCTCCATCACAgctctgcagagcagcagagcagattAGTCCTGGTCTACGAACCGATTACAACctcattacattttacatttcgttttaaagaaatgcatttctttttgggtgttttaaaaactacaaaaaaattcCAATTGAGTTTCAGTATTTTTCTACCGTGGCTGGTACCTCCTGACACTGATGTGGGTTATACAGAACATGACGGGGGAAGGAATTGATCCTACAAATGCCAGGTGGTTTGAAAGCAGCGTTCTCATTTGGAATCCGCCTGGAACACAACCACGGCCTTTTATTGTCCGATTAtggcttcttttattttggtgacGACAAACGCGTTCATCAGAACAATGAGGCGTTAAGGACCGCTGGGGCCTTGAGGGCGCCAACCAGTCACAAGCCTGCGTCTCTGACCTTAAAGGTCACCACTGCCTTCCAGGGATGAAATGCCTCTGGTCCCAGCAGCGTATGAACACATTTAGGTTGGTACATCTGCACCGACCTTTTACATTAATCTGTCAACTGAGCAAAACGATGCAATGATGTGTAGATCAGAGGACGTGACGTGGttacatgcacatgcactgaCATAACACATGGAAGGGTTCGATTGTATGAAGGAGACGTTTGAGgtggggccacacacacacacacacacacacacacacgagccccAGGATGTGACGATCTGGCTGCTGATTTGTCAACAGGTGAGCAGCCAGGTAACTTCGCCTCAACAACACCCTAAGTGAAATCGACATGACAGCTGTTTGAGCTCTGACTTCCGAAGACCCTCAGCGCACCCCAGCTCCGTTAGCGGACGAGAGGGGCGCTAGGGGACATTAGCACGGTTCGTGTAGCAGCCTGTAGCCCCGCAGCGCCGTGTCGTCCGCCGCTGCTGGACTGAAGCGAAGCGAagctcaaaataaataaataaataaacacccGCCGCAGTGTAACGAACCGATGTTATCGACAACAAACGAGCCCCGTGATACACGAGCGAGCGCCCTCGGGCGCGGGCAGCTCCACGCGCTCCGTGTGTCCGTGCGACGGGACCCGCTGAGGTGCGTCCGCCCGCCGCCACGAGGGGCGCGAGCACGGTCGGACGTGTCTTTACCGTGAAATGTGTCGCTGCTCCGCGGGTCTGCCGACGGGCTTTGCTGCGTCTGTGGTGGCGGTGTGTGTCACTTCAGAGCTCCGCCACTGCTGCTGACAACAACGAACTGCGTCAACACCTTTTCCGgttcctcgtttttttttcttcttcaaaataaaCGTCTGCACTATGCTGTTCTCGCCGTGCCGTGTTGCATGTCAAAGTAAAAGCACTCGTACGATTTGTGTCGCCCTCTCGTGGTCGTCAAAGGGAACTACACCATGTTATTTCAcgttttattcataataatagtaataataaatagtaatttaaagagcacttttcattgctaaaagcagaTATCTAATGGGCAACAAAAAGAGGGCTTGTGAAGATTTACGAATATGATTCcatcaataaataattaatattacaaaGGGATTTACAAAAACGACAAAATAGTCACAGTGCATCGTTTGAAAATATGTTAATGACATCGCATTTAAATCTAGTTggaaatggatttttaaaatgaggACTATCTGGTAATTAAAAGggaaatttaatttcaatttccaactgcatttcctttttcttttatctatttCAATTTGCTGTAGCCGACTTGGCCGCGTGGGGTCACTGCTGCCCCTGttgcgcgtgtgtgtcagaACAACCTGTTACCATGATAAACCGGGTGATGGCGCTCTTGAGTATCTCATGAATTAATCTAATTAATAATCTAAGAATTTATTGTACACGCAAACAGAAATGTACCAAATCTAGTCACTCACTTTTATtgcacagcaacacaaaaagTCATCGCTCTCCCTAAACTTcagaataaatatttaatatttacaccCTGACttttatatacatttgtgtCTCAGTGGTTTTGGCTCGGGTTACTCTGTTTACCTcgattgttatatatatatcattttgttttagaGGCAAGTGCTACACGCAgagtaacaaaaaaagaaatagaactACACCGACGGAACAGCCCGAgggacatttgtgtgtgcggaAGTGCCACCGGAATATGGCGAAAGAGGAAAGCGGGGGCAGTACCAGCTGCTGACAGGGCTCCGGAGCGGTCGGTGTGAGCTGGTGCCAGACTACGGCTCGAACCTCCGTCAGAGCCGAGCAGCGCGACGGACGGGCGGGTTTCAGGAAGTGACGAGGACATGGAACATCCAGGACGTTGCTCCGTGGGGCCCAGCGGGAGAGTCGTGTCAGGGGAGGCGCCCGGCGGGGCGACGGGGCGGTGGTCTGCGGTCGCCCTGTCCGCCCTGGGCTCCGCGGTGACCGTGGCCGCCGTCGGTTGTCTGTGCGCCTTCATCTACCCGATACTGACAGgtaacgcgcgcgcgcgcgcgcctgtgcgcgtgtttgtgttgCAATGCTGCAGAAACGgctgctgctgtcaatcaaCGATGTGGACGTTTTCAGTTCACGGTCCCACATGTTCATGGGAACTTCCTGTCTTCAAACCATCACTTGCTGGAAATACTCAAATCAGCTCTTGATGTGTAAACCACACGCTGATCAACCTTCCACCCTCATACATGCACtgctgacctgtctgtctgataaatGAAGATCATAAACTGTTTTGGTTTATGTACCCACTATATAGCCTTGCAACAGTAAACAGGAAGAAGATCATCATCAGATTATGTTACTGTAACTTTTTAGACTGAAGCTTCATTTTGGCTCAAGCAAATCATGAAAGGCACATAAAGGCACTAACAGGGATATTACTGTATGTTCTTCATCTGCGTGATGTTTGCGCCTGACCTGGCTGTTTTCAGAGCTGCGGGCGGTGACGGttagaggagaggatgggagcgAAGAGAGGATCCTGGGTGAGTGTCACATTTCTCTTCACGCAGGACGGGTACAGTCACATCACATGATCAGTCCGGTCCTTCTATACTCACTCCTTTGCTTGGTATGGCAAAAAAGGACAGATTTTTTCCATTAtactattattatcaatatcaaTCCATACTTGACTCAATGATACTGTAATATCAGAGATAAGCAGGAAGAGTGACTAAATTACTTATCAAAAAAGTTGCTAATCAATGTTCCTGTCCCATCAACAGATCTATT
Encoded proteins:
- the arl6ip6 gene encoding ADP-ribosylation factor-like protein 6-interacting protein 6, with translation MEHPGRCSVGPSGRVVSGEAPGGATGRWSAVALSALGSAVTVAAVGCLCAFIYPILTELRAVTVRGEDGSEERILGFWSVLLLSLSAGCICCAFSWTLTYLDSYQPGTLVPTLAHLRDVSGHGFLMDYGVVVLNGIMAMLTVIWSLT